The following coding sequences lie in one bacterium genomic window:
- a CDS encoding polysaccharide pyruvyl transferase family protein has translation MKKHADIIPKVLLVGYNGANNTGAEARLLATIEDIKTILGPEVFITVPTLNEFNLRRYLKEESNLRIAPIPSIYFRSLQRLVSEHDLILLVEGSTYMDTWTSALLWFFLWASRCAYAMDKPCLAYAVDAGDLSSINQRLVKRVASKTDLIITRTGSAAARLKSWGVSAPIEVTTDTAYTLLTNPADKTFLQDVWPDNSTGIVGIAAVDFYLWPVVIRLWGRKQYCYKWPYYFSHSPERHHSTETLANVFAAEADRIIKKYDKSVALICMEELDEPLARMIMHYMDNSDRARIFSSKHYNASQMTVLLRSLELLVTSRFHASVLSLDAQVPQVAVGHDSRLEDFYRELGLQEFFIEYSTPDLSEVLSNRVDRLFSDTKLIREILVRGFEDFIAKSTRNRELLRVFVEKQGWGVKG, from the coding sequence ATGAAAAAACATGCAGATATAATTCCGAAAGTTCTCCTTGTAGGTTATAACGGAGCTAACAACACGGGCGCCGAGGCAAGACTCCTGGCTACAATAGAGGATATAAAAACGATACTGGGGCCTGAAGTTTTCATTACCGTCCCGACTCTGAATGAGTTCAACCTCCGACGGTACCTCAAGGAGGAGTCAAATCTTCGGATCGCTCCCATTCCCTCAATATATTTTCGATCACTCCAACGGCTCGTGAGTGAACATGACCTGATCCTTTTGGTTGAAGGCAGTACCTACATGGACACGTGGACTTCCGCCCTTCTCTGGTTTTTTTTGTGGGCTTCTCGTTGCGCCTATGCTATGGATAAACCCTGCCTTGCGTACGCTGTCGATGCAGGTGATTTATCTTCCATAAATCAAAGACTTGTAAAACGGGTGGCGAGCAAGACGGACCTCATTATTACCAGAACCGGTTCCGCTGCTGCCCGTCTCAAGTCCTGGGGGGTAAGCGCACCAATTGAAGTAACGACCGACACCGCTTATACGTTGCTTACAAACCCTGCCGACAAAACATTCCTGCAAGATGTGTGGCCGGATAATTCAACCGGAATTGTAGGGATTGCAGCTGTGGATTTCTATTTGTGGCCGGTAGTAATACGTCTTTGGGGCCGCAAGCAATATTGCTACAAATGGCCGTACTACTTTTCCCATTCACCCGAACGACACCATTCAACTGAAACACTGGCAAATGTTTTCGCAGCCGAGGCTGACCGTATTATCAAAAAGTATGACAAGTCTGTAGCCTTGATTTGCATGGAAGAGCTTGACGAACCTCTCGCTCGGATGATTATGCATTATATGGACAATTCCGATCGTGCGAGAATATTTTCTTCAAAGCACTATAACGCCTCTCAGATGACTGTTCTTTTAAGAAGTCTTGAATTACTGGTAACCTCAAGATTCCATGCAAGTGTTCTTTCTCTTGATGCGCAAGTACCTCAGGTAGCTGTGGGGCATGACAGTAGGCTTGAGGACTTTTACCGTGAACTGGGTTTACAGGAGTTTTTTATCGAATACTCAACGCCAGATTTATCGGAAGTTTTAAGTAATCGTGTTGACAGATTGTTTTCGGATACAAAGCTCATCAGGGAGATTCTTGTAAGAGGATTTGAAGACTTTATAGCAAAATCAACACGTAACCGTGAATTACTCAGAGTTTTCGTGGAGAAACAAGGTTGGGGGGTTAAGGGATGA